A single region of the Anaerolineales bacterium genome encodes:
- a CDS encoding response regulator, giving the protein MSGNTNPPTNASAADSDSSKRRVALIIEDNEDQGEIMSATLRRLDLEPIVEARGQDAIAKYNELHPVLIMLDINLPDMSGWEVLDALKESNPDAPPRPAVIVLTAFGDQKNRLAGKIRGVDEYLVKPLLPDQILNIVRKVLVDRENDTP; this is encoded by the coding sequence ATGTCTGGTAACACAAACCCACCCACCAATGCCAGTGCCGCTGATTCTGATTCGTCTAAACGGCGGGTCGCCCTGATTATTGAAGATAATGAGGATCAGGGTGAGATTATGAGCGCTACCCTGCGCCGCCTTGACCTTGAGCCGATTGTTGAGGCGCGGGGACAAGATGCTATTGCCAAATACAACGAATTGCATCCTGTCTTGATCATGTTAGACATTAACCTTCCAGACATGAGCGGGTGGGAAGTCCTTGACGCCCTGAAGGAATCAAACCCCGATGCCCCACCCCGTCCGGCGGTAATCGTCCTGACGGCGTTTGGCGACCAAAAAAACCGCTTGGCAGGAAAGATACGCGGCGTTGATGAATATTTGGTGAAGCCGCTCTTGCCCGATCAGATTTTGAACATTGTTCGTAAGGTGCTGGTGGATCGGGAGAATGACACACCCTGA
- a CDS encoding tetratricopeptide repeat protein, with translation MTHPDHNPQQGMLRRVGRLVVLLAFLGSTILILGMVGEPRPDRTVKRAVLDVHYLTAQKQKRPGLSKAYLSLIAAHEGWTPDTLRRLGDLYQQQRNITAAAAAYERSLRGQPPEDADLPALRLLTEAALQRLDWMAAQSALQGIIRLVPTDQTAHLQLGLLLLPTSPTEGLRHMAQAAEGYPTLYTVIGATLVTYSDDPPPIKAYRLALVYLNTIPSSIDSLPFVEYALVTALNGEYNAPGVWAILGLVRARSGREGEALIRRALEAAPDDPTVSYAAGAYFRLRADYREALRLLLTAAALAPENPAIPAEIGALYRDQGLNAEAATWFANAAALAPDNPTYGALQATFYADANVDLTGEGLAALQRLSARFPTSADVLAALGWAYLSGGRHDEARLMLSQALAYEPGNSRAWFYYGVLLETLGEKGGAVEAYRVVVRAGGLFRENAARGIARLG, from the coding sequence ATGACACACCCTGACCATAATCCTCAACAAGGGATGCTTAGGCGTGTGGGGCGGCTGGTTGTTTTGCTCGCCTTTTTAGGCAGCACGATTCTCATTCTTGGGATGGTGGGTGAACCGCGCCCGGATCGTACCGTGAAACGCGCTGTCTTAGATGTGCATTACCTTACCGCCCAAAAACAGAAGCGCCCTGGGCTTAGCAAAGCCTATCTGAGCTTGATCGCCGCCCATGAAGGCTGGACGCCCGATACGCTGCGCCGCTTGGGTGATCTCTACCAGCAGCAGCGGAACATAACGGCGGCTGCGGCTGCCTATGAGCGTTCCCTGCGAGGGCAACCACCCGAAGATGCCGATTTGCCCGCGCTGCGCCTTTTAACAGAGGCTGCCCTTCAGCGCCTTGACTGGATGGCTGCCCAAAGCGCCTTACAGGGGATTATCCGCCTTGTCCCCACCGATCAAACCGCGCATCTCCAACTTGGTTTGTTGTTGCTGCCCACCTCCCCCACCGAAGGGCTGCGCCATATGGCGCAAGCTGCTGAGGGGTACCCCACCCTCTATACGGTGATTGGGGCAACACTGGTAACCTATAGCGATGATCCCCCGCCGATAAAAGCCTATCGCCTTGCCCTTGTCTATCTGAATACGATTCCCTCCTCAATTGACTCCTTGCCTTTTGTGGAATATGCCCTCGTTACTGCTCTTAATGGGGAGTACAATGCCCCAGGCGTGTGGGCGATTCTCGGCTTGGTGCGGGCGCGAAGTGGGCGTGAGGGTGAGGCGCTGATTCGTCGGGCGCTAGAAGCAGCCCCAGACGATCCAACGGTGAGCTATGCAGCGGGGGCATATTTCCGCTTGCGTGCCGATTATCGTGAGGCTCTGAGGCTGCTTCTGACGGCGGCGGCACTCGCCCCGGAAAACCCTGCCATTCCTGCTGAGATCGGGGCGCTCTACCGCGATCAGGGCTTGAACGCAGAGGCGGCAACATGGTTTGCCAATGCCGCCGCTCTCGCCCCTGATAATCCAACCTATGGGGCGCTCCAAGCGACCTTCTATGCCGACGCCAACGTTGACCTGACGGGCGAAGGGTTGGCCGCATTGCAGCGTCTTTCCGCCCGCTTTCCCACTAGTGCGGATGTTTTAGCCGCCTTGGGGTGGGCGTATCTTTCTGGCGGGCGTCACGATGAAGCACGGCTCATGCTCTCTCAAGCGCTGGCGTATGAACCGGGGAACAGCCGCGCATGGTTCTATTATGGCGTTCTTTTGGAAACACTTGGGGAAAAAGGTGGGGCGGTAGAGGCATATCGGGTCGTTGTGCGGGCAGGGGGACTGTTTCGAGAGAATGCCGCACGGGGCATAGCCCGGTTAGGATAA
- a CDS encoding response regulator, which yields MASKDILVVEDDRDAQELLMYIFKTEGISADMASTAEDAEGHLALTHYTFALIDLSLKPGIDGWELFSRIKKNPQTATLPCYALTGYGVADLKKALQEEGFLELIQKPIDVKVFRSWLRSKLNSPM from the coding sequence ATGGCATCAAAAGATATTCTAGTTGTAGAGGATGATCGAGACGCTCAAGAGCTATTGATGTATATTTTTAAGACAGAGGGCATTTCGGCTGATATGGCTTCAACCGCAGAAGACGCCGAAGGGCATCTTGCGCTCACACACTATACATTTGCCTTGATTGATCTTTCTCTTAAACCGGGGATTGATGGTTGGGAGTTGTTCTCAAGAATTAAAAAGAATCCCCAAACGGCTACCCTGCCTTGTTATGCCTTAACAGGGTATGGTGTGGCAGATTTAAAAAAGGCACTTCAGGAAGAGGGATTTTTAGAACTGATTCAAAAACCCATTGATGTTAAGGTCTTTCGTTCATGGCTGCGGAGTAAGCTAAATAGTCCTATGTGA
- a CDS encoding glycosyltransferase, giving the protein MPPTAYPKITVITPSFNQGCYLEQIICSVLEQGDPNLEYILIDGNSHDESRSIIERYAAHFAYWHSELDRGQGAAINARLPLFPFLSTYLWSKLVSALRLMVALWGVSRRTRRSQRLT; this is encoded by the coding sequence ATGCCGCCTACAGCCTATCCTAAGATTACGGTTATCACGCCGTCCTTTAATCAGGGGTGTTACCTTGAACAGATAATCTGTTCGGTGTTAGAGCAAGGGGATCCCAATCTAGAATACATTCTTATTGATGGCAACAGTCATGATGAGAGCCGTTCAATCATTGAGCGCTATGCCGCCCACTTTGCCTATTGGCACAGCGAATTGGATAGGGGGCAGGGGGCAGCGATCAACGCACGGCTGCCGCTGTTTCCCTTTTTAAGCACCTATTTGTGGTCAAAACTTGTCTCTGCCCTTCGGCTTATGGTGGCGCTCTGGGGTGTTTCCCGCCGTACAAGGAGAAGTCAACGGCTCACATAG
- the rny gene encoding ribonuclease Y: MILIIIVDAIVVVGVVIVAINAMRSRIRQDVIADTDELLTSKRRLVEEETHRLISEATARAKEVEIAARDDALRLTNEAEGAAKKRRVELDRELERLDKRREELDKRIERVELRDKDLNKRQATLDKRRQDIDKLYEERAAILAQIAQMTRDEARTILLNQVEVETRTDMARRMREIEDEMKEDAERRARDIIALAIQRMASDQVSELAVSVVTLPSDEMKGRIIGRNGRNIRAFEQATGVDVVVDDTPEAVTLSSFDPVRREIAKRALGKLVQDGRIHPARIEKLVDDSRKEVDKVIREEGEDAAYKAGVPGLHPEIIKLLGRLKFRTSFGQNQHAHSIETAHLAGMIAAELGADVAICKMGGLLHDLGKAIDHEVEGTHALIGAEFCSRYGVNAKVINCIAAHHHEVEQECVEAIIVEAADAISGARPGARRESLETYIKRVRQLEEIANGFEGVEQSYALQAGREVRVIVRPDQVDDLTAIRLAKEIARRVEETMQYPGQIKVQVLREVRALDYAK, encoded by the coding sequence ATGATTTTGATCATCATTGTCGATGCGATTGTCGTTGTCGGCGTCGTGATTGTGGCGATTAATGCCATGCGTTCACGTATCCGTCAGGATGTGATCGCCGATACTGATGAACTTTTGACCAGCAAACGGCGGCTTGTCGAAGAGGAGACTCACCGCCTTATCTCGGAAGCTACCGCCCGCGCTAAAGAGGTTGAAATTGCCGCCCGCGATGATGCCCTGCGTTTGACAAACGAGGCAGAAGGGGCAGCCAAAAAGCGCCGAGTCGAACTGGATCGTGAGCTTGAGCGGCTGGACAAGCGGCGCGAAGAATTGGATAAACGGATTGAGCGCGTTGAACTGCGCGACAAGGATCTGAACAAACGTCAAGCCACGCTGGATAAACGGCGCCAGGATATTGACAAACTCTATGAGGAGCGGGCGGCAATTTTAGCGCAGATTGCGCAGATGACCCGTGATGAAGCGCGGACGATCTTGCTTAACCAAGTGGAGGTTGAAACGCGCACCGATATGGCGCGGCGGATGCGCGAAATTGAAGATGAAATGAAAGAGGACGCCGAACGCCGCGCCCGTGACATCATCGCCCTTGCCATTCAGCGTATGGCGTCTGATCAGGTCAGCGAACTGGCGGTGAGCGTGGTTACCCTTCCCTCCGATGAGATGAAAGGGCGCATCATCGGACGTAATGGGCGAAACATCCGTGCCTTTGAACAAGCGACAGGCGTCGATGTCGTTGTTGATGACACCCCCGAAGCTGTCACCCTATCTAGCTTTGATCCAGTCCGGCGGGAGATTGCCAAACGCGCTCTCGGCAAACTTGTTCAAGATGGGCGCATCCACCCGGCGCGGATTGAAAAACTGGTCGATGATTCGCGCAAGGAAGTAGATAAGGTGATCCGCGAGGAAGGCGAGGACGCCGCCTACAAAGCGGGTGTTCCAGGGCTGCACCCAGAGATCATCAAACTCTTGGGGCGGCTGAAGTTCCGCACCAGTTTTGGGCAGAACCAGCACGCCCACAGCATCGAAACGGCACACCTTGCCGGCATGATCGCCGCCGAACTCGGTGCAGATGTCGCCATTTGCAAAATGGGCGGTTTGCTGCACGATTTGGGCAAGGCGATTGACCACGAGGTGGAAGGGACGCACGCTCTCATTGGCGCGGAATTCTGTTCGCGCTACGGGGTGAATGCTAAAGTGATCAATTGCATCGCCGCGCACCACCACGAGGTCGAACAGGAATGTGTGGAGGCGATCATCGTTGAAGCCGCCGATGCGATCAGTGGAGCGCGTCCAGGGGCGCGGCGGGAAAGCCTTGAGACGTACATCAAGCGCGTTCGCCAGTTGGAGGAGATCGCCAACGGCTTTGAAGGGGTCGAACAGAGTTACGCCCTTCAAGCCGGGCGCGAGGTGCGCGTGATCGTCCGCCCCGATCAGGTTGACGACCTCACCGCCATTCGCTTGGCAAAAGAGATCGCACGGCGCGTCGAAGAAACAATGCAGTACCCAGGACAGATCAAAGTCCAAGTACTGCGGGAAGTGCGCGCCCTCGATTACGCGAAATAA
- a CDS encoding MFS transporter, which produces MSAVVVPTEENGQSPYRRRALAWAFYDWANSAVVTLIIAAVFPVFYNGIAQTALGDQAASAYSFSVSLALLLSAVAGPIIGTLSDITGRRKFNLIVATTMGAIAVALMVTIQDGAWQWASILFIGTQLFLNISLGLYDSLLSHVAPENQRDRLSALGYSLGYFGGGLQLAISVVIILMWEKLGFASRGDATRVTLIMSGVWWLLFALPLFLLVPEPPATPLKEGTSRNAISDTFTRLRKTFGEIRGYSELFKMLIAFLVYSEGIGTIIQLATTYGRQQVGLDDTTLIGALLLTQFVAFPYALMYGRFPEEQNKQRTFFVALICWTAITFPIMGVFAAAGNISTNTTFLLIGVNQVVGIAFSWFVGRTLVRPLATRLTTKTSILFGLGIYTVIAIWGFFLYTAAEFWMLAFLVGTVQGGTQAMSRSLYSKLSPRSKSGEFFGFYGFSDKFAGILGPLLFGVVGLSGNLRPSILSVVIFFVLGGLLLTRVNERVGHQQAEAGEAAAGD; this is translated from the coding sequence ATGAGTGCCGTTGTTGTACCTACTGAGGAAAATGGGCAGTCGCCCTATCGCCGCCGCGCGCTCGCGTGGGCTTTTTACGATTGGGCGAATTCCGCCGTTGTGACGTTAATCATCGCCGCCGTGTTTCCCGTCTTTTACAACGGCATTGCCCAGACCGCCCTCGGTGATCAGGCTGCCAGCGCTTATTCGTTCTCGGTTTCGCTAGCGCTGCTGCTCTCGGCGGTGGCGGGTCCGATTATTGGGACACTCTCCGACATCACCGGACGGCGAAAGTTTAACCTGATTGTCGCAACGACCATGGGCGCCATTGCCGTTGCCCTCATGGTCACTATTCAAGATGGCGCATGGCAGTGGGCGTCCATCCTCTTTATTGGGACGCAGCTTTTCTTGAACATCTCATTAGGGCTGTACGATTCGCTGCTCTCGCATGTCGCTCCCGAAAATCAACGGGATCGCCTCTCGGCGCTTGGCTACAGTTTGGGATATTTCGGTGGCGGGCTGCAACTGGCGATCAGCGTTGTGATCATCCTCATGTGGGAAAAACTGGGGTTCGCCAGCCGAGGGGATGCCACACGGGTGACGCTCATCATGTCTGGCGTTTGGTGGCTGCTGTTTGCCCTGCCGCTTTTCCTACTTGTCCCCGAACCCCCTGCCACCCCACTTAAAGAGGGTACCTCACGAAATGCCATTAGCGACACCTTTACCCGCCTGCGAAAGACATTTGGTGAGATTCGTGGCTACAGCGAACTGTTTAAAATGCTGATCGCCTTCCTCGTTTACAGCGAAGGCATTGGGACGATCATCCAACTGGCAACCACCTACGGACGCCAACAAGTCGGGCTGGACGACACAACCTTGATCGGCGCACTGCTGCTGACCCAATTCGTTGCTTTCCCCTATGCATTGATGTATGGACGCTTCCCCGAAGAACAAAACAAACAGCGGACATTTTTTGTGGCACTCATCTGCTGGACGGCGATCACCTTCCCAATCATGGGCGTTTTTGCGGCTGCTGGCAATATCAGCACAAACACGACCTTCCTCTTGATTGGGGTGAATCAGGTGGTGGGCATTGCCTTCTCGTGGTTTGTGGGACGCACCCTTGTAAGACCCCTTGCCACTAGGCTGACCACGAAAACCTCAATTCTTTTTGGCTTGGGGATTTACACAGTCATTGCCATCTGGGGCTTTTTCCTCTACACGGCGGCGGAATTTTGGATGCTGGCGTTCCTTGTGGGGACGGTGCAGGGCGGCACACAGGCGATGAGTCGTTCGCTCTATTCAAAACTTTCGCCACGCAGCAAATCGGGGGAATTCTTCGGGTTTTATGGCTTCAGCGATAAATTCGCCGGAATTTTAGGTCCTTTGCTCTTTGGGGTGGTCGGCTTGAGCGGCAATCTGCGCCCGTCGATTCTCTCGGTAGTCATTTTCTTTGTGTTAGGGGGTCTGCTGCTGACGCGGGTGAACGAGAGGGTGGGGCATCAACAAGCCGAGGCAGGCGAGGCAGCAGCGGGGGACTAA
- a CDS encoding J domain-containing protein codes for MDYKDYYSILGVKKDADAETIRKAFRNLARQHHPDVNPGDAAAEAKFKEISEAYEVLSDPEKRKKYDQLGSDWARYGAAGNGSPNSYTYTGDLGEMFRGFNNGGFSDFFEQMFGRNAGAGGGSAPQRGRDIETPVTITLEEAARGAARMLVAEGREVQVKIPAGVDTGSRVRISGQGQPARAGGSAGDMYLVIEVIPHERFEREGDNLYTDVEIPLYTAILGGKADVSTLDGVVQIAIPEGTQNGRLIRLKGRGMPNMRQKDVRGDLFARVRVILPSGLTAEERRLFEDLRSLRR; via the coding sequence ATGGACTATAAAGATTACTACAGCATTCTCGGCGTAAAAAAAGATGCTGATGCTGAGACGATTCGCAAGGCGTTTCGTAACTTAGCACGCCAACACCACCCTGATGTGAACCCGGGTGATGCAGCGGCGGAGGCGAAATTCAAAGAAATTTCTGAAGCCTATGAAGTTCTCAGCGACCCTGAAAAGCGGAAGAAATACGACCAACTCGGCAGCGATTGGGCGCGGTATGGGGCGGCGGGGAATGGCTCGCCCAATAGCTACACCTATACGGGCGACCTCGGTGAGATGTTCCGGGGGTTCAACAACGGCGGTTTCTCGGATTTCTTTGAGCAGATGTTCGGACGCAACGCAGGTGCGGGCGGGGGAAGCGCTCCGCAGCGCGGGCGGGATATAGAAACACCCGTGACGATTACCCTTGAGGAAGCGGCACGCGGCGCAGCGCGGATGCTCGTTGCCGAAGGGCGTGAGGTTCAAGTGAAAATCCCGGCGGGCGTCGATACGGGGTCGCGGGTGCGCATCAGCGGACAGGGGCAGCCCGCCCGCGCTGGTGGGAGCGCGGGAGATATGTACCTCGTTATTGAGGTGATACCCCATGAGCGCTTTGAACGCGAGGGTGACAACCTCTACACGGATGTTGAAATTCCCCTTTATACGGCAATTTTGGGCGGAAAAGCCGATGTGTCTACCCTTGATGGGGTTGTTCAGATCGCCATCCCAGAGGGGACGCAAAATGGACGCTTGATTCGCCTGAAAGGGCGTGGAATGCCAAACATGCGCCAAAAAGATGTGCGGGGCGATCTGTTTGCCCGTGTTCGGGTGATCTTGCCCAGTGGGCTGACCGCAGAAGAACGGCGGTTGTTTGAAGACCTGCGTTCCTTGCGGCGCTAA
- a CDS encoding putative DNA binding domain-containing protein, which translates to MQWYRMDLHLHTPGSLDYQEPNVTILDILRRAEMRGLDIIAFTDHNTVRGYAAMLDEIHELKMLTKRERALPEEKRRLAEYQRLLDKILVLPGFEFTATFGFHILGLFSPSVPVRQIEHVLLSLRVPPAILDEGNPAVGASSDVLTAYRIINDAGGMVIAAHANSTHGVAMRGFDFGGQTRIAYTQDAHLHALEVTDLDRRGRSTTARFFDGTKPEYPRRMRCIQGSDAHRLVRDQRGDRNPGVGDRITEIFLPERTFEAIFEVIRGNDFARTRPYRGTGTEVYDHIQSAREAGPSIVQSFHDSMARQGGRLYGVLADVCAFANTNGGTVYIGVSHDLTIPPVGVSNVGESIETLQTEISHRINPTLEVEIDAQETGSKTVIRLRIPRGDDPPYAIDDNKIYVREETETSLAVRDEIVGLVQKKYAANAAALITQGQSSPPRQAQRQETPPEQSERPAQGESGRGRRGQSTAPVEVAPPVVAVAAEAPAEDGTAPARRRRGRGGKGQPEASPAASPLANENDSAADDAPLPPAPPMMGNTAPRTGVEIVGTETRKGEQYHVMRDLRKGAVVKNVTRSSARRLWHYAIIEHETKPLQAKAVQWEGDYGLRKRYRRSGMIRYDLVLRDQGKLRIFYGVTEDGMHGKWASFISDEEPTINEDAPDESGEE; encoded by the coding sequence ATGCAGTGGTATCGTATGGATTTGCATCTTCATACGCCCGGCTCGCTCGATTATCAAGAGCCGAACGTGACCATCCTTGATATTTTACGCCGTGCCGAAATGCGCGGGCTGGATATTATCGCTTTCACCGATCACAACACCGTGCGCGGCTATGCGGCTATGCTCGATGAAATTCATGAGCTAAAGATGCTCACCAAACGGGAACGGGCGCTCCCCGAAGAAAAGCGCCGCCTTGCCGAATACCAACGCCTGCTGGATAAAATCCTCGTCTTGCCGGGGTTCGAGTTCACCGCGACCTTTGGCTTTCACATTTTGGGGCTTTTTTCGCCCAGTGTCCCCGTTCGGCAGATTGAGCATGTGCTGCTTAGCCTGCGTGTCCCCCCCGCCATTTTGGATGAAGGCAATCCAGCAGTGGGGGCATCTTCCGATGTGCTGACCGCATACCGTATCATCAATGATGCCGGCGGGATGGTCATTGCTGCCCACGCAAATTCAACACACGGGGTTGCTATGCGCGGCTTCGATTTCGGCGGGCAAACACGCATTGCCTACACCCAAGATGCCCACCTTCATGCCCTTGAAGTGACCGATTTGGATCGGCGCGGACGCAGCACCACCGCCCGCTTCTTCGATGGCACAAAACCCGAATACCCCCGTCGGATGCGCTGTATTCAAGGCTCAGATGCCCATCGCCTCGTCCGCGACCAGCGCGGAGACCGCAACCCCGGTGTGGGTGACCGCATCACCGAGATTTTCCTGCCCGAACGCACCTTTGAGGCAATTTTTGAGGTGATCCGGGGGAACGATTTCGCCCGCACACGCCCCTATCGCGGCACAGGGACAGAGGTCTACGATCACATTCAATCAGCGCGTGAGGCAGGACCGAGCATCGTTCAATCTTTCCACGATTCGATGGCGCGGCAGGGTGGGCGACTTTACGGCGTCCTTGCCGATGTGTGCGCCTTTGCCAACACAAATGGGGGGACAGTTTACATTGGTGTCTCGCATGATTTAACGATCCCGCCCGTTGGCGTCTCCAACGTTGGCGAGAGCATCGAAACACTTCAAACGGAGATCAGCCACCGCATTAACCCCACCCTAGAGGTGGAGATTGACGCCCAAGAGACGGGCAGCAAAACGGTGATTCGCCTTCGCATCCCACGCGGAGACGATCCGCCCTATGCGATTGATGACAACAAAATCTACGTCCGCGAGGAGACGGAAACCAGCCTCGCCGTGCGCGACGAGATCGTTGGTTTGGTGCAGAAAAAGTACGCCGCCAATGCCGCCGCGCTCATCACTCAGGGTCAATCTTCCCCACCGCGTCAAGCACAGCGCCAAGAGACGCCTCCAGAGCAGAGCGAACGTCCCGCGCAAGGGGAAAGTGGGCGCGGGCGGCGAGGACAATCCACCGCGCCCGTTGAGGTTGCGCCGCCAGTAGTGGCGGTTGCCGCCGAAGCGCCGGCTGAGGATGGCACAGCACCAGCCCGCCGCCGCCGAGGGCGTGGCGGAAAAGGACAGCCAGAGGCATCCCCCGCCGCCAGCCCCCTTGCCAACGAAAACGATTCCGCCGCTGATGATGCACCCTTGCCGCCCGCCCCCCCGATGATGGGCAACACCGCTCCCCGCACAGGCGTAGAGATTGTGGGAACGGAAACACGCAAAGGCGAACAATACCACGTCATGCGTGACCTCCGAAAGGGAGCCGTTGTGAAGAATGTCACCCGTAGTTCGGCGCGGCGACTGTGGCACTATGCCATTATTGAGCATGAGACAAAGCCCCTCCAAGCGAAAGCTGTTCAATGGGAGGGCGATTATGGCTTGCGCAAACGTTATCGACGTAGCGGTATGATCCGCTATGACCTTGTGCTGCGTGATCAGGGGAAACTGCGCATCTTCTATGGTGTCACTGAGGATGGGATGCACGGGAAATGGGCATCCTTTATCAGCGATGAAGAACCCACCATTAACGAGGATGCCCCTGACGAATCCGGTGAGGAATAA
- a CDS encoding response regulator: MAKVMIVDDDRITVTLLQTLLSLDGFEVVVVSRGGEVLAAAQRERPDIFMIDYNLIDITGIQVIKELRAQTEFAKTPILMVSGMNVEDEALKVGASVFLVKPFEPAKLAGLFTQLLSGR; this comes from the coding sequence TTGGCTAAAGTAATGATCGTTGACGATGACCGCATCACCGTGACGCTGCTTCAAACGCTGCTCAGTTTAGACGGGTTCGAGGTGGTGGTCGTGTCGCGTGGGGGAGAAGTATTGGCTGCTGCCCAACGCGAACGCCCTGACATTTTCATGATCGATTACAACCTCATCGATATTACCGGAATACAGGTGATCAAGGAACTTCGCGCTCAGACGGAGTTTGCCAAGACGCCGATTCTTATGGTTTCTGGGATGAATGTTGAGGATGAGGCATTAAAAGTTGGTGCGTCGGTTTTCCTTGTCAAACCCTTTGAACCCGCCAAACTTGCAGGGCTATTTACCCAACTGTTGAGCGGGAGATGA